GCTTAAGAGTAAATTTACACAGCAAAATGTGGATGATGTGCTTCTTAAAGCCATCGAAGATCTCATCGTCATTGGATCTCAGAAAAATATCATCTTTGAGATAAGAGAGCTGGAGAACCTCATCGTTATCGGGGATGAAATTTTATTGAAAACGGTTTTTTCCAACCTCATTGAAAATGCGATCAAGTACAGCCCGTACCATACCACGATCTTTATTTCACTCACTGCTTTAAATCACATGGCGCATTTTCGTATTGAAGATGAAGGCAATGGCATTGATGAAGAGAAGCTTCACCTCATCTTTGAGCGCTTTTACCGTGCGGATGATTCGCGCTCAAAGCAGATCAAAGGGTTTGGACTGGGATTGTCCATCGTTCAGCAGATCGTTGATGTGCATGATGGCACCATCACGGTCAAAAACCGACACCCTCAAGGGCTTGAAATAAACGTAATGCTCCCGTTAGCTTTCTAAAAGCAGTTCAACCTCTTTAACCGCGTAAACCACGTAAAGATCACACTTACAGGCTTTGCAATTTCCCTCTTGAAATTTCTCACCTGCATCAGGAGAACCGAGCGAAAAGCCCAAAAGCGAAGCGCATTCACAGCTTCCAAATGCTTTTTCAAAATGCGCTTTAAATAACTGCACATTGTGGTAAAGCGGATCTTTGGGAGCGCTTACTTCTGTGCGTCCTTGCAAGAGTGAAAGTGCCATAACGCCGCCACTAAACGCACCGCACAGCCCTCCTTCACTTCGTGCCATTCCACTGCCAAATCCTGAGGCAATCGCAGGAATAAGTGGAGAATCAATGCCATGCTTCTCAGCGATCGTTTTTAACACCGCTTCACTGCACACATACCCGTTTGAAAAATGCTCCAATGCTCTGTGCTCGATTGTTTCATTCATTTTAACTCCTTACGCAACGATCACTTGATCTTTGCCAGCTTTTTTGGCTTCGTAGAGTGCCTGATCGACTTTATGCACCAATCCATCTTGGCTCTCCAAACTGGTGAGTTCGCCAAGCCCGATGCTGACAGTCAGTTTTTGTTGCAATATCTCTTGCAACAGGGCATCTTCTCTGATCGCATGGCAAATTTTTTGCGCGATCTCTAGTGCATTTTGGGATGGAACATCCACCAGTAAAAGGGCAAACTCTTCGCCACCCCAGCGTGCGATGATGTCTGAGACTCTAAGCTCCGTGCGCAAAATCTCAGCCACTCGCATCAGGGTATCATCGCCTACAAGATGCCCGAATGTGTCATTGACCTCTTTAAAATCATCAATATCAATGAGTAAAAGGGT
Above is a genomic segment from Sulfurospirillum halorespirans DSM 13726 containing:
- a CDS encoding C-GCAxxG-C-C family protein; the encoded protein is MNETIEHRALEHFSNGYVCSEAVLKTIAEKHGIDSPLIPAIASGFGSGMARSEGGLCGAFSGGVMALSLLQGRTEVSAPKDPLYHNVQLFKAHFEKAFGSCECASLLGFSLGSPDAGEKFQEGNCKACKCDLYVVYAVKEVELLLES